ACATGAATACTGGACATGATGCATGAGACACAAGAGAATGGATGGAGGGAAAAGTAGGCACGTTGCTTCTGAATGTGAAATCTATACCTTTGTACATATATAGAGTATTGAATGGCTGCCGGTGTGCATTTTTTTCATTGCTTTGATGCTTTAACACGGCGGAATCGAGGAATGGAGTTTGGTCGCTTGGAGCTAATTGCCAATCAAATCAATATTTCATTTGGAGGGAATTGCTTCAAGTAATGCTTGATGTTCAGCCTAGGGCTCATGCAAAGTCATAATGAGCGTGTAGTAAGCCGTGCCTCTTCCATGATTAGTACGGCTACCTTATAAGACCAGAATGGTGCTATGAAGCcggaaaaagaaaaaaaaaaaaaaacaaaaaaaagattGCCATGTAATACAGACATTCTAGGAGAGAAaccagagaaagaaagagctTCGTTTCATTCAGGTAAGCAATACAAAGCAACCCGCGGAACCGTTACCATGCCATGCTCAGTGATGAgaaaggggggaaaaaaaaaggaacgaCCTTTGTCGATGGTTGAGAGAAGAGGCAACCCAAGTAAATAGGAACAAGAAGTCTTTAACATTTTTTCCCATTCACTCCGTGAAAATGAATTCTTAGAATTGAGTTTTAGTTTTGCATACCAAAGTGGCCTAGTTCCACGGACGCTCTTCCCCCAAGGGCCTTCTTTTTCACTTGGGTCGCCCCTGCGTTGAACTCAAAACCCCTCTTCCCTAGCCATAATAGAGACGTAACCCGACCATTAACCCCCAGAGAAAAACATTTACTTTCTCATCGAAGAAGCTCTCCGCTTGCGGAGCTCATCACGCTtagccttctcctcgtggACACGGGTGGCCAGGAGCTTGGCGTAGTCGTTACTGTTGGAAAATGTTAGCGAGAGCGGATTCCCAATGAGCGCTGGGGCTAAAGGAAACAGGGGGGAGCTTACGCAGCCTCCTTGGCAGCCTCAGCGCGGCGGCGCTTGAGGGCAATCCTGTGACGCTTGCGCTGGAGACGCTGGGGAGTGACCAGACGCTGGATCTTGGGGGCCTTGGTGTAGTCGGGCTTGCCCTCACGGGTGACGGTACGACGGATGACGAACTTGCGGACATCATCCTTCTTGTCGAGACCGAAGAAGCGGCGGATCTTGGTGGCACGCTTGGGACCAAGTCTCTTGGGGACAACGGTGTCGGTGAGACCGGGGAGCTCACTCTCACCCTGCTTGACGATGCTCAGGGCAAGGACGGCGAGGTCGAAGTTGGTGATGGCTGTAATGACAAGTGTCAACTAAGGGTTTCCTTCTCTCTTGGTGTTTCTGCTTGTAGGACGGTTGGAGACATACCACCACGGACACTCTTGCGCTTTCTCTCACCAGTGCGGCGAGGGCGGTAGCAGCTGCAATTGACTGGTCAGCGACGGATTCTCTGGACATATCTCCATAATGGTAGGTGCATAAATACCTGTGACCGTCGGAAAGCAGGAGTCTGGTACGAGTGGGAAGGAGAACTGGTGATATTCGTAAGTTTTCTGACTGGGTCTCTCATGTCGATTCCAGAAGTCGTTACGTACCACCCTGCTTCATGGGGAAACCTATCGTTATAGCGTCAGTAAACTGGTTCCTTCTGTCGCCATTTCACAGTTGCTTGCTTGCAGGCAAGCAAAATTCTCGAATCGTACCTTGCTTGTCGTTACCACCAGTAATCTTGAAGATGTAACCCTTGAATTCATCACCGAGGGAGTCGCCGGGAATCTAGTGAGAAGAATAGCCCGAATCAGTCTTCTGTTCTCCATTCGATATTCAATTTTCTTTCGGCTGAGAAGAGTTCTCTTGTGTGCTTTCGAGGTGCCGGATACGTAAAGCAGAATAGGTCTGGGGGTGTGCTAACTTCGGTTCCCATGCGCTTCTCCATGAAGGGACGAAGCTTGCGCTCATCGTCAACCTCGATGACTTTTTGCGACCCATTGGCCGGGTAGGAGATGttgagcttcatcttgaCGGGTGTGCGCGGTCAAGACGGAGGCGCGGGTTTGTCGACAGATCGAGGAGGTTCAAGTCGTCGGAGGTTCGTTCTTCGTGGGATTTTTTGCTGTGGTGTAGCGAGATTTCCCTGTGTGGGCGGCTGACTAAGGTGTACTAGCCGAGTCGGGTACAGCGCCTGTCGGTAGGGCTTCTTATGTCAGCCCCTCCTACCCGGATTTCTAACCAATCTTCATCTTTGGTGAAGCGATCCATCTTATTAATTGATCTTATTGCAAGTATAGGCTGAATGGCTCTCTGACTGGTCAGTAAACTAATCACTCGACATACTATCCCAGATTTCGATTCTTAGATGGTGATGCGGAAATTACAGATTGAGGTCGCGGCTTTAGCGACATATGGTGTTTGATTCCTTAGGCATTCACTCGGAAACCTTATAGTTTCACCTATTAACTGATTGATATCTGTGAAACAACAATATTGATATAGAGCATGAAGTCTTACTCTCCGGGAAGACACATCGTCGGCCATGGTCCTGGGTTCAAATTGTACCGTTACGAATGAACTAATAGCTCGTATATCAAAGGTCTTCTGAACCTTGGTTTGGTCGATCCCAGATGGTAGAGGTTGAACGAACTGCACTTTGTGTTCAGCGATGGAGACTTCCCAAGCCTATATAATCCTGCTCTTGACGCAAGAACCAATGTTGATCTCTGAGTCTGTCCTTTTGTGATGGACTCTTATGGAGCAATATCAGACAAAAATCGCGCCATTATTTCGGTATTTAAGGCTTCCTCAACAGTACCTAGGTCAAGAATTCTGAACTTTCGCATATCCTACAGGACTTAGGAGCATTAACTGATAGTCCCGATATAGAGTAGCATTAACACTTCGCACACACACTATAATCATCACGATGCTTGGAGAAATGTTGATGTTTCCCAGACCACATAGCATGCATAAACAGCTCCTCAACTCGATCAATACTTATTAGCGAATTATATCGCAGACAAAACCCAAGATGGATCTGATCATACTCCGTGATATGGATACGATCTAACAAGAATAAGGCCTCCTGTGGATGAATGCGAAATGTGAAAAGTATATCCAGCGGAGTCTACAAGGGCCGAGACGGCCGAATCGTAAGAAATGAAATAACCAAACTAGAAAACGTACtcccgtactccgtaagcgTTTAGCGACTTGGTGGCGCACGACGCAAACCCCaagtcgtcatcatcctggttttctacagagtacatccaTGAAACCGTTTTCAGAGAAGGAGGTAAAAAttgaagctgaagaaatTCGAATCTCTACCATTATCGGTGTCTTTAGTTTGAAGATATGACAAATGCTTCACTGTCTACACATGCGGACCTGCAGAACGGAGGTTGTGGTGCACGCGACAGTTTACTACGTACTACTGTAA
The Aspergillus fumigatus Af293 chromosome 4, whole genome shotgun sequence DNA segment above includes these coding regions:
- a CDS encoding 40S ribosomal protein eS6 codes for the protein MKLNISYPANGSQKVIEVDDERKLRPFMEKRMGTEIPGDSLGDEFKGYIFKITGGNDKQGFPMKQGVLLPTRTRLLLSDGHSCYRPRRTGERKRKSVRGAITNFDLAVLALSIVKQGESELPGLTDTVVPKRLGPKRATKIRRFFGLDKKDDVRKFVIRRTVTREGKPDYTKAPKIQRLVTPQRLQRKRHRIALKRRRAEAAKEAANDYAKLLATRVHEEKAKRDELRKRRASSMRK